The region TGGGACGATTTACTTAATCAGGAAGAAATTAACTGTTTCCAGGTGCCTTTTACCCAATTGTATTTGAGGGTGCTTGGCAATGCCAGCCAGAAATATTTGTTTATTTCAACCGCAAACGACGGCTGCATGTAACAGTTTATGGCACAACCCTCGCAGGCGGGCAGACGACCTTCCAACGCCACTAGTTTCTGTACCTCGTCGGATCGATAGAGGGCAAACAGATTATTGTCGATGACAAAGTCTTTCAGTCCCAAATGATAACAGGGGAGCACGAGCTTGTTTTCGGGAGAAATAACAATGGTTGTACTGGCGGCCCGGCAAATGGGGTCTTCGATGTGGTTGCCGCCGTCGCGCCGAAGCTGGATGAAGGCATCGTTCAGGTACACATTTTTCTGCTTACCCCACCACGACATTTGTTGCAGTGCTTCTTCCGAAAGCCGGTCGCCGGTGTCGACAGTGTTATATTCAAATACGGGATTGAGAATCAGGACGAGGTCGTTGGGCAGGCAGATTCCTTCATGCATCTGTTTGATCTGATGCACATTATGTTCAAAAACCGTAAACAGGATATCGGGTCGCTCGCCGAGGTTTCGGGCCAGCTCAATCGACTCCATCACCTTATCGAAACACTTTACCCCGCGCGAAGTGTCATGCTCTTCGGCGATGGGCGAATCGAGCGAAAAGTGGAGCATATCGACCAGACCACGCAGTTTTTCGGCCTGTTTTGGATAGAGTAGCGCGTTGGTCGTAACGGTTGTAATGAGGCCAAGGGCCTTGGCTTCGCGGAGAAGCTCGGGAAGCTGGCGGTGCAGCAGGGGTTCTCCACCCGTAAAGTCGACCACCCGAACGCCTAACCGTTTAAGGTCACGCAGGTTCTGGCGGGCGTTTTCGAGAGTAACATAGGGGGAAGGGCGCTCCCATATATCGCAAAAACCGCAGCTCGCATTACAGCGATACGTGACATAGTAGTTGCAGAGAACAGGATGGGAGACAAGGCGCATAAAAAAGGAGTTAGGAGCGAGGATATAGAAGCGAGCATGCCAACGAACCTGCTCCTATCTCCTCGCTCCTAACTCCTCAATACTATTATTATAACAGCATTCTGAACAAGCTAACCAGTTTGTCTTTCAGATCTTTCCGGTCGACGATGAAATCGAGGAAGCCATGTTCAAGGACAAACTCAGCACTTTGAAAGCCTTTGGGCAGGTCTTTACCGATGGTTTCGCGGATTACACGCGGTCCGGCAAAACCGATCAGCGCTTCGGGTTCGGCAATGTTGAAATCACCAAGCATGGCGTACGAAGCGGTCACACCACCCGTAGTGGGATCGGTTAGCAGGGAAACATACGGCAATTTGGCTTTATCGAGCAACGCTAGTTTAGCAGACGTTTTGGCCATTTGCATCAGCGAGAAACCGGCTTCCATCATCCGCGCTCCCCCCGACTTCGACACCATTAGAAATGGCGTCCGGTTTTCGATCGCGTGGTCGATGGCACGGGCAATTTTTTCGCCCACTACCGAACCCATCGAACCACCAATGAAATTAAAGTCCATTACAGCGGCCGTTACAACCAGGCCATTCATGGGTCCGTAAGCCGTGCGAACAGCGTCTTTCAACCCCGTTTTGGCGATGGTTGCCTTCACCCGATCCGGATAGGCTTTTGTGTCAACAAATTTGAGCGGGTCCGCCGATTGCATGTTGGCATCAAGTTCGGTGAATTCATTTTCATCGAACAGGAGGGAAAAATAAGCGTCGGAGCCTATTTTTTCATGGTAATTGCAATGAACACAGGTATACGCGTTGAGTTTGTGTTCCCGCGTATTCATTATCTTTTTGCAGTTCGGACATTGATACCACAACCCGTCGGGGGCTTCCCGTTTCATTTCGGTTGGGGTCTGAATACCCTTATCTTTTCGGACGAACCAAGACATTTTCTGTAAGTAATTATCAGCAAAGGAGCGGTAAAGGTACAAAGAAAAGCAGGATCAAATAATATAGTTCTGCATTCGCAGACGATCAATTGGTAAACAGCGTGTAAACGCTACCCGCTCGGAACCACGAAACCAGACAGTCAGTTTCAGGCAGGTTGCCTTTTTTTATACCAATAAAGTTGTTGCTTTGCGCCTATGAAACATGCTTTAACTGCGCTTCTTTTGGGTGTTACGATGACGGCCTTTGGTCAGGCGTCTGTAGCGTATTATCCGTTTAATAGCTTGATTACGGTCAGCACAAACGCCGACCGCGCTTTCTGGGCCGACGCCCGTATGCAAACGAATACGTTGTTTGGCTCACTGAGTACCACTATCTGCCCTATGGTCAATGTGGCCCGTAAAGCTCAGGTTAATTACTATACGGGACTTGGTGTTCGCTTCAATGCGCTGAATGGCATCGACGATCGGGACGTCCTGGAGGGGTATTCGCTGCATGTCGGCGTGCGTATAAAGCCGCTTCTGTTCATGCCCAACCTGCGCGTAGCCTTTGAATTGGCTCCTTATTCCAGAAAAGATTTTAAAACCGGCAATCTCCAGTCGTTTCTGGGCTTCGTCTATCAGTTTTCGAAGAAACCCTGAAGAAAGGAGTTAGGAGGGCTGACGCGGGCAAGCTGGCGCGGGCATTAGCCCGTGCCTTTTTATATAGCAAGCATTCGCTTGCGTCAGTAAATACTGACTTCATTAAAAGGCACGGGCCAATGCCCGCGCCAGCTAGCCTACGATAGCCGCCCTACTACTCACTCCTCGCTTCTCACTCCTCACTTCTGATTATACGTCATCGCTCCATGTTCGAGCTTGTTGGCCCGATCAAAGAGTTTCAGTGCCTTCTGATAAGTGTCGTCCGTCTGGGCAATGATTCGGAAGAATTCATTGTTTTGCCCCCCCTTGTTGTTCTTCTGGAAAATAGACCGGGCTACCAGCGCTTTTATCTGCGTACGGATGTAGTTCTTAGAGCGGTTGTACTCTTTCTCGTTGAACTTGATGCCCTCCGCCGTAGCGTCTTTCACCAAACGGTTCATCTGCTCATCGTTGATAGTAACCGCCTTATCGAACTCTTCAAACGACATTTTTTCCAGTTTCTTTCGGTTGTCATTGGCATATTCCATTGCAAACTCGCGGATAATACTCTTGCCGTAAAGTTGCACCAGATACGCCGTCTGCCAGGTTGAATCCCGGGGAATGAAGTAGTCCGGCGTGATACCGCCACCGCCGTATACAACCCGTCCGCCGTCGGTTTTAAACTTCAGTTTGGGGTCGTTTTTGATCGAATCGGCAATGTAATACTCACCCCGCTTTGAGCGCAGTTCGAGGTCTTTTTCATAATCGCCCTCCTGACCCGGCACGTACGGTTTCTGAATACTACGGCCGCTGGGTGTATAATAGCGCGAAATGGTCAGACGCAGTTCGGAACCGTCAGACAGGGTTACCGGCATTTGTACCAGCCCCTTCCCGAACGACCGCCGACCAGCAATCAAGGCACGGTCGTGATCCTGCAATGCACCCGACACAATTTCAGAAGCCGATGCACTGCCTTCGTCGATAAGCACAACCAGGGCACCTTCTTCAAACTGCCCTGCAATATGGGCCATCGTTTTACGGTCGTACCGGTTGTCTTTGCCATCGGTATAGACGAGCAGTTTGTTGCCCGAAATAAATTCGTCGGCAATGTTGGTAGCCCGGTCCATGTATCCACCGGGGTTATTCCGCAGATCCATCATCAACTGCGACATCCCTTTTGCCTTGAGCGACGCCAGCGCCGTCTTGAACTCGTCATACGTTGTTTCCGAGAACCGGTTTATTTTGATGTAACCGGTTTTGGCATCAATCATATAGGCAGCATCGACCGAGTACGTCGGAATACGGCCCCGTGTAATCGTAAACTCCTTGGGTTGCTTGTCGCCTTTTCGCAGAATAGTCAATTTAACATTCGTATCGCGTTTGCCGCGCAGGGCTTTAAACACGGCGCTGTTTTCTATTTTGCCACCGGCCAGGGGTTTATCATCGACCTTAATGATCTTGTCGCCACTTTGGATACCCGCCGTTTCGGAGGGGCCACCGGCCAGGGGCGTTACTACATAAACGGTGTCTTTGTAAATGTTGAACTCAACGCCAATGCCGTCAAATCCACCTTCCAGCTGCGACCGGGCGGCCACGGCATCCTGCGGGTTCATGTAGGCCGTATGCGGATCGAGCTTCTCCAGCATTTTGGTAATCGAGTAATCGACCAGATCGTCGGTATTGACAGTATCGACATAGTTGTTCTCGATGAGTTGCAGAATCTCCTTGTATTTGCTGTATCCCCGTCCGATATTATTCATGCTCTGGGTGCCACCAAAGAACGTCGCCCCAATTAACATGCCCCCTGCGAGTGCAATGCCCAGCAGCATGGGTATACGCACGGTTGCTTTATCATTCTGAATCCGGTTCTTATTGTCCTGACCATCAGGCATGCCCGGCGTTTTCATAGCGTTACCATCTCCATCCATTCGTTCGTCGCGTAAATAATGTCGTTTATACCCCCATAACGTTTTTAAGGTAGCGAAATGTTTGCCAGAAAAGGCATATGACGATAAAAAAAACTGACTGGCTGGTATTCATTCTTTACCAGTATCATTTACCGATTCAGTGGCTACCGTTTCTGCTGATTATGGAACGGTGTTTACAGGAAAGTATGCTTACTTTTACGGAGCAGCCAGTAAATAGCCTGCTACTACGCTTATGTTCGTTCATACTGTTTTTTTCTGGCTTCGCCATCCTGAAAGCCAGGACGACCACCAGGCCTTACGTGCCGGTCTCGAAACCCTGAAATCAATAACCGACATCTCAACGGCTTACGTGGGCACCCCCGCCGAAACCCGTCGTCCGGTTATCGACCACTCTTACGATTTTTCGTTAACGCTGGTCTTCGCGGATAAAGCCGCCCACGATGTCTATCAGGAACATCCTATTCACCTGGCCTTCGTTGCCAACTGCGCCCACCTCTGGGAACGCGTGCAGATCTATGATGCGGTGGGATAGTTAGTAATAGGAGTTAGGAGTTAGGAGCGAGGAGAGCGGACCGGACCGGCGAAAGCAACACATGCGCCAGCCCTTCTACCTCCTCGCTTCTACCTCCTAACTCCTATTTAGACGTTTACGGACATTCATCATTTTAAACTACCTTTGTCTTAGCGGTTTATTTGAATCGAAACTGCAATAGACCGGGTTGAGCCGCGTTTTTCGTACGTATGCATCACGACACGCCGACCAACATGAATTCAGCATATTCTACATATCGAAGCCATCGGCTACTCATCGGATTAGCAAGTAGTGTAGGTCTGCTCCTTTGCCTGGCCGATTTACCTGCCGTAGCACAGCGCAAACGCGATAAAGCCGATACCGCTCTGGCTAAACCCGGCTCTACCTCGACCACTACCGTTCGGATGGAGGCCGAAACGCAGTTTACGGATGGTATCCGGTATTTGATGACGGATGAACCGTCTAAAGCCATTACTCAGTTTGCCAAAGTGCTGCAAAAAGACCCCAACAATGCAGCCGCTCAATACTCCACAGCCAGCGCGTACCT is a window of Spirosoma linguale DSM 74 DNA encoding:
- a CDS encoding Radical SAM domain protein (PFAM: Radical SAM domain protein~KEGG: gur:Gura_0505 radical SAM domain-containing protein), which produces MRLVSHPVLCNYYVTYRCNASCGFCDIWERPSPYVTLENARQNLRDLKRLGVRVVDFTGGEPLLHRQLPELLREAKALGLITTVTTNALLYPKQAEKLRGLVDMLHFSLDSPIAEEHDTSRGVKCFDKVMESIELARNLGERPDILFTVFEHNVHQIKQMHEGICLPNDLVLILNPVFEYNTVDTGDRLSEEALQQMSWWGKQKNVYLNDAFIQLRRDGGNHIEDPICRAASTTIVISPENKLVLPCYHLGLKDFVIDNNLFALYRSDEVQKLVALEGRLPACEGCAINCYMQPSFAVEINKYFWLALPSTLKYNWVKGTWKQLISS
- a CDS encoding carboxyl-terminal protease (KEGG: sfu:Sfum_3063 carboxyl-terminal protease~TIGRFAM: carboxyl-terminal protease~PFAM: peptidase S41; PDZ/DHR/GLGF domain protein~SMART: peptidase S41; PDZ/DHR/GLGF domain protein), which encodes MDGDGNAMKTPGMPDGQDNKNRIQNDKATVRIPMLLGIALAGGMLIGATFFGGTQSMNNIGRGYSKYKEILQLIENNYVDTVNTDDLVDYSITKMLEKLDPHTAYMNPQDAVAARSQLEGGFDGIGVEFNIYKDTVYVVTPLAGGPSETAGIQSGDKIIKVDDKPLAGGKIENSAVFKALRGKRDTNVKLTILRKGDKQPKEFTITRGRIPTYSVDAAYMIDAKTGYIKINRFSETTYDEFKTALASLKAKGMSQLMMDLRNNPGGYMDRATNIADEFISGNKLLVYTDGKDNRYDRKTMAHIAGQFEEGALVVLIDEGSASASEIVSGALQDHDRALIAGRRSFGKGLVQMPVTLSDGSELRLTISRYYTPSGRSIQKPYVPGQEGDYEKDLELRSKRGEYYIADSIKNDPKLKFKTDGGRVVYGGGGITPDYFIPRDSTWQTAYLVQLYGKSIIREFAMEYANDNRKKLEKMSFEEFDKAVTINDEQMNRLVKDATAEGIKFNEKEYNRSKNYIRTQIKALVARSIFQKNNKGGQNNEFFRIIAQTDDTYQKALKLFDRANKLEHGAMTYNQK
- a CDS encoding Stress responsive alpha-beta barrel domain protein (PFAM: Stress responsive alpha-beta barrel domain protein~KEGG: pat:Patl_1144 stress responsive alpha-beta barrel); translated protein: MFVHTVFFWLRHPESQDDHQALRAGLETLKSITDISTAYVGTPAETRRPVIDHSYDFSLTLVFADKAAHDVYQEHPIHLAFVANCAHLWERVQIYDAVG
- a CDS encoding acetyl-CoA carboxylase, carboxyl transferase, beta subunit (TIGRFAM: acetyl-CoA carboxylase, carboxyl transferase, beta subunit~KEGG: pca:Pcar_0737 acetyl-CoA carboxylase, carboxyl transferase, beta subunit), whose product is MSWFVRKDKGIQTPTEMKREAPDGLWYQCPNCKKIMNTREHKLNAYTCVHCNYHEKIGSDAYFSLLFDENEFTELDANMQSADPLKFVDTKAYPDRVKATIAKTGLKDAVRTAYGPMNGLVVTAAVMDFNFIGGSMGSVVGEKIARAIDHAIENRTPFLMVSKSGGARMMEAGFSLMQMAKTSAKLALLDKAKLPYVSLLTDPTTGGVTASYAMLGDFNIAEPEALIGFAGPRVIRETIGKDLPKGFQSAEFVLEHGFLDFIVDRKDLKDKLVSLFRMLL